Genomic window (Candidatus Nanopelagicales bacterium):
GTCCGATCATGCAGTCGCGCCCAACCTGCGCGTCTTCGCGAATCTGCGCCAAGTGCCAAACGCTGGTTCCATCGCCGACGCTCGCGGAATCTGCCACATCGGCGGAAGCAGTAACCTTCGCAGCCATGCCTGAAGTATCACGCATCTCCGGCGACAGCCCCGACGGGCTACTCGTCAGCGACGGGCGGGTGATGCCGATGCAACTCAACATGCGGCCGGCCGCTGGCACTCATAGGCTGCCGCAGTTGCCCAACTTGCAGGTCCCAGGCCTTCACTCCCCCGATGATTCCAGCGGAGTTCGGCACAACGAGAATTGACCCGCCCACCGCGAGAAGGTCCTCTTGCAGCACTTTGGACCCGTTTCCGCCGCCCAGGTACAGCCGATCCCATTCGAACATCGGACGAAGCCCGATTAGGACCTTCCGCACTCGCCGCGACCACGCCAGGTCACCCATCCGGTTGCGCGTAGCGTCCCCGATGTATGTGTCGTAGATCAGTCCTCGGCGAACCGGCGAACGCGACACCTCGAGATGCGGCAACAAACGACCGTCATCGAAGATGGCGCACCCAAGACCCGTGCCCAGAGTGAAGACAACCTCGAAGCCGAAGCCCGTAACCGCGCCGGCGCCGGCGACTTCCGCATCGTTCAGCACGATCGTCGGCAGTCCCAAAGTTTCCGCGATGTGCCTTTGTGCCTCGTAGTTACGCCACTCCTCGACAAGATCGGGCGCCACAGCCGTGTGCGGACCCCGTTTGGTCACGTAGTGGGGCGTCGAGATGACCCGGCCGTGGCGGATCATCCCCGGCATTCCTACGGTGGCCCGCTCGGCGCCGGGCAACTGAGCCGCTATCTGCGCGATCGTCTCGACGAAGGCGTCTGGCGGCAACGGATATGGGGTATCCACCCAGATCTGCTCGGCTGTCATCTGACCCAAGTCGTTGAGCACCGACCCTTTGATACCGGTGCCGCCGCAGTCGATTGTCAGGGTTAGGGCCACTGCCCCATCGTGCCGGAGTCGCCGCGGCAACGCGAGCGGGCCGGGTCAATGATGCGGTCGAGACGTGAGTAAGCTGCCCCAGGGCCTTACGAAGATGATCTGGAGGGGGCGATTGTGCGCCTATTCGTACCAGCGGAGACCCGCGATGGTGAGCGCCGCGTTGCTGTTGTCGCCGACGTTGTAGGCAAGCTGAGCCAACTCGGCCTCGATGTCGACGTCCAAACCGGAGCAGGATCCGCCGCACTGGCCAGCGACGATGCCTACCGGGAGGCGGGGGCTACGGTAATCGCCGACGCCGACGTCCAGTCCGCGTTTTCCCAAGCTGACATCGTCGCGACGGTCAGGCCGCTTCCCGCAGCGCAAGCATCGCTGGTGAAGTCCGGCGCGGTGTGCTTGTCCCTGCTCCAGCCGGGCCAAGACACCGAGACCATAGAGGCACTCGCCAAGCGCGGCGCCACGGCAATGTCATTCGACCTGATCCCGCGGATCTCGCGGGCGCAGTCGATGGACGCACTCACCTCCCAAGCCCTGGTCACTGGCTACCGCGCAACCCTGGTGGGAGCGGAGCTACTGCCGAAGTTCTTCCCGCTGTTCATGACCGCGGCGGGGACGATCCCTCCCGCGAAGGTCCTGGTCCTGGGAGCAGGCGTCGCCGGCTTGCAGGCGATCGCGACCGCCAAGAGGCTGGGCGCGAAAGTGTCCGCTTATGACGTTCGTCCAGCCAGTGCCGATGAGGTCAAGTCGATGGGCGGGACCTTCATCAACCTCGATCTTGAGACCGCGGCCGGCACTGGCGGATACGCCAAGGAGATGTCCCAGGACCGGGCCGCACGCCAGCAGGAGCTCCTGACGCCATACGTGGCCGGTTCCGACGTCGTGATCACCACGGCTGCCGTGCCCGGAAGGCGAGCGCCCTTGTTGCTGACCGAGCAGATGGTCGCCACGATGCGTCCTGGATCGGTTGTCATCGACCTAGCGAGCGAAAGCGGCGGCAACGTCGCCGGCTCCAAGCCCGGCGAGACGACCGACATCGGCGGCGTTCGGGTTTGGGGCGCGAAGGATGTGGCGAGTGACATGCCCGCGCATGCCTCCCGCATGTACGCGATGAATGTTCTGGCTGTGCTCGAACTCATCGTGTCGGAGGGTGCGTTGAACTTGGACCCCGAAGATGAAGTCGTCGCAGGGTCCGCCGTAGTCCTTGAAGGGGAAGTCGAGAATCCGGTGGCCCGCGAAGCGCTTGGCTTGCCGGAGAAGCCACCGGCCGAAGACGCAGCACCAGGCGTAGGAGGGAACTGAATTGACCACGGCGACAACTGTCCTGGCGTCCTCAGGAGGTGACGTCAGCGAATACAGCCAGATCGCGCTGCTGACAATCTTCATCCTGAGTATCTTCGTAGGATTCGAAGTCATCTCCAAGGTGTCCTCGATCCTCCACACCCCGCTGATGTCCGGCGCGAACGCGATTCACGGGATCGTTCTACTCGGCGCGATCTTGGTCACGGCCCCGGCGGAAGACCCGCTGACCCTCACCCTTGGGACGGTCGCGGTAGTGCTCGGCTCAATGAACCTAGTCGGCGGCTTCGTAGTCACCGACCGCATGCTCGAGATGTTCAAGAGCCGTGGCAAGGAACAAGCCAGCGCTGAGGGCGGCGACCTATGACTGAGATAATGCCGACCTGGGTTGACCTAGTAAACCTGGTAGCCGCGGTCCTGTTCATTCTCACCTTGAAGGGACTTTCGCACCCTCGAACCGCCCGCCGTGGGGTTCTTCTGGGCGCCTCCGCCGCGGTAATCGCCACCGTCGTGGTGTTCTTCGCTGGCATACCGCTTCGTAACCTGGGACTGATCCTCGCGGCGATTGTCGTCGGCAGCGTCGTCGGCGCGTATGCGGCCAGGAAAGTCAAGATGACCCAGATGCCACAAATGGTGGCACTGTTCAACGGTGTCGGTGGCGGTTCGGCCGCGCTGGTGTCGGTGATCGAGTACATGGAGAACGCCACTGAAGACAGGATCTCGCTAACCGCGACCGTGTTCACCGTGGTTGTCGGATCGACGTCGTTCACCGGTTCAATGGTCACGTTCCTGAAGCTGCAGGAACTCATCACTACGCGTCCCGTAGTGATTTTCGCCGGCAAGTACATAACGTCGCTGGTGGCAGCCGCCGTAGTTGTCGGAGCGGTCTGGCTCGTCATCGCACCTCAGACCTGGTTGCTGGTCGCGCTGCTCGCACTGTCGTTGGTGTTCGGTGTGCTGTTCGTTCTCCCGGTCGGGGGCGCGGACGTACCAATCGTCATCTCCTTGTTGAACGCGTTCACCGGGCTCGCAGTCGCGGCCAGCGGTTACGTGCTCGGCAACGTCCTGCTCATCGTCGCCGGAACCCTAGTGGGAGCAGCCGGAACGCTGCTGACCAAGCTGATGGCGGACGGCATGGGCCGCCCGATCTCCAACACGCTGTTCGGGGCGTTCAACGCGTCGGCGTCGGCAGCCGCAGGAGGCGGCGTTGCTCGGCCCGTTCGCTCGGGCACGGCGCAAGACGTCGCTATCATGCTGAGTTTCGCCAGCAAGGTGATTCTGGTCCCCGGCTACGGACTCGCCGTGGCTCAGGCTCAGGGGACGCTCCGGGAACTGGCCGATGTCCTGGCGGCCAAGGGCATCGACGTCGACTACGCGATCCACCCCGTCGCCGGCCGCATGCCGGGACACATGAACGTGTTGCTGGCCGAGGCCAATGTGCCATACGAACAGCTCAAGGAGATGGACGAGGTCAACCCCGAGTTCGGGATCGCCGATGTCGCGCTGGTCGTTGGTGCCAACGATGTGGTGAACCCAGCCGCGAAGAGCGATCCGACGGCGCCCATCTACGGAATGCCGATCCTGGACGTCCAGGCAGCCAGGCAGATCGTGTTCCTGAAGCGTTCCATGCGGCCTGGCTTCGCGGGTATCGAGAACGAGCTTTTGTTCGACCCGAAGACCACGATGCTCTTCGGCGACGCCAAGGATTCGCTGGCCAAAGTAGTCACGGCGGTGAAGTCCCTGTAGCTCGCCGCCAGTCCATCCCGATGTGATTAGCGAGTCAGCTAGCCTGCCCCACTTCCATCCGCGCGCCGTTGGTGTCAGAATTCAATGGCTTGCGACCAGTGGGGAGGGGCGATGGACGAGTCCGGTGTGGATTTCGCGTTCGTCGCGACCAGCGAGGACGGCAACTGGGTCGTGACTCAAGTACTGCCGCCCGCAGCTGACTCGTTGGACGAACTCATCTCTTGCGCGCGGCAGCGTCAGGGGGAGTTCGGTGCCCTGGCGTTCGTCTCGGTAGCCGATGAGTTCTTCGTGGCCATCCGCCTTCAGGGCTCGCGCACGCGCATTCTGCTCTCCGACGCCAACGCGATCTTCGACTGGCCCATCGCTGAGGACGCCGCGGAATTGCTTGGCCTTGAGATCGACGATGACGAAGACCTTCCGGATGTTGAACCGGCTGGAGACCTCAAGCTGTTCGCCGATCTTGGGCTATCCGCCCCCGATCTGGACCTGCTGTGCGCCGACCCGGAGCTGTATCCGTCCGAGCAGATAGGCGCCATCTCGGCCAAGCTCGGCTTTGGTGAGGACTTCAGCGATTTGTCCAGGGCCATGTCGGCCTGACGTGACTGGCCTGCCGCAAGACGATGCGTGGATGGTTCGAGCCATCGCTGAGTGCACTTCGCTCTGCGGCCCTGACGACATCCCGGTGGCAGCGCTGGTCGTGTCCGCTGAGGGCGCGCTCCTGGCGGTGGCTGGGAACCGCCGGGAAGCTGACACCGACCCAACCGCACACGCCGAAGTCCTGGCCTTGCGGGCCGCCGCGGCGCACGCCGGGTCTTGGCGCCTGCTAGGGGCGACTTTGTACGTGACGCTGGAGCCCTGCCCCATGTGCGCTGGCGCTGCCGTCAATGCGCGCGTGAGCCGCATCGTGTTCGGGGCCTGGAACCCCGACTATGGCGCGTGCGGATCAATGTGGGACCTGCCGCGCGACCGCCGTCTGTCCCACCGATGCGAGGTCCTGGGCGGCATCAGGGAGAGTGAGTGCTCTGAGCTGGTCAGGCAGTTCTTCACCCCCCGACGGGCAGGCACCTAGCGTCGGCGGGCAAGCAACCAACTTCTTGGCTCCTCTGGCGATCGACCGGCCGCCGCGAGACTCCAAAGTGCACCACCGCCTGTATCCTCACCCTTGGTGGCGTGTCCGAGCGGCCAAAGGAGCACGCCTCGAAAGCGTGTGTGGGGGCAACTCCACCGTGGGTTCGAATCCCACCGCCACCGCTGATGTGATGTCTTCCGAATATGCCCGGAATGGGGGTACCCCCTCTGGGGGAGTCGTTACCCGCCTCAGGCCCAGCGGAGGATGCGGGATTCGAACCCGCGAGGGGCAAAACCCCAACACGCTTTCCAAGCGTGCGCCATAGGCCTCTAGGCGAATCCTCCGCGCAAAGGCTACGTGAGTCCAGCCGTCTCGGCGTTCACTGGGCAGACCGGCCAGACAGCGCCCCGAGGCCGCGGGGCCGGGCAGCTGCCCACGAAGGCCGCTCAAGGCCCGGCACCCGCCGCGCCAGATCCGCGCCGGTGCGTACACTGGCTCGGACCCCTCGCGCGGCGTCACCCCGCCGAACTCCCCCAGGGCCGGAAGGCAGCAAGGGCAAGCGGGCTCTGCCGGGTGCGCGGGGGGTCGCTTCAAGCCCCAATCGCCGTCGTCGGATGCCCGGCGTAGGGTGACGCCATGTCCTTAGATCCAGCCCCCCGGTATCGCCCGGCTCTGTACAGGATCTACCGCCCGGCGCTGCTGAGCGAAGTGATCGGGCAGGAACACGTCACGGGGCCGCTCGGCCGGGCGCTGGAGTCCGGCCAGCTCCACCATGCGTTCCTGTTCAGCGGACCACGGGGTTGCGGCAAGACTTCGACGGCCAGGATCTTGGCGCGTTCGATGCTGTGCGAGCGGGGACCGACGCCTGACCCCTGCGGGGAGTGCCAGTTCTGCGTCGCACTTGCCCCGAACGGCCCTGGCTTGATCGACGTCATCGAGCTTGACGCCGCGAGCCACGGCGGAGTCGACGACACGCGCGACCTGCGCGAGCGAGCCGCCTTCGTGCCAGCTCAGGCGCGGTTCAAGGTGTACATCATCGACGAAGCCCACATGGTCACCAAAGACGGCTTCAACGCACTTCTGAAGCTCATCGAAGAGCCACCGGACCACCTCAAGTTCATCTTCGCGACCACAGAGGTGGAGAAGGTAATCCCGACGATCCGGTCGCGCACGTTCAACTACGCCTTCCGGCTCGTCTCGGACCGGGAGATCCAGGAGAACCTGGCGATGATCTGCGACGCCGAGTCGGTGGAGTACGACGCTGGAGCTCTGATGCTGATCGCCAGAGCCGGAGGCGGCAGCGTCCGAGACGCCCAGAGCATCCTCGGCCAGTTGATCGCCGGGGCCTCCGGGAAGCCGCTACTTCAGTCGGAAGTCGCCGAGCAGCTAGGCGTCACTGACGAGGCACTGCTGGACGCGGTCGTTGAATGCCTGGCTGATCAGGACGGAGCTGGGCTCTTCGCCGTGATTGACAAAGTCATCAGTTCCGGCCACGACGTGAGACGTTTCGTCACGGATCTGCTCCACCGGTTCCGGGACTTGCTGGTTCTTTGCCACGCCGGCTCCAATCCGGACTTGTTGGACGTGAGCAACGACCGTCTCGACACGTTGTCACACCAGGCAGGCCGCTTCTCACAGCAGGAGCTGTCGTGGCTATGCGATCAGGTCAACCAGGGGCTGAGCCACGTGAAGGGCAGCACTTCACCGAGGCTTCAGCTGGAGATCCTCGCGGCCAAGCTGCTGCTGCCGGCCGCGGCGGGAGATGACGCGTTGGCCTCCCGAGTCGCTACGGTCGAGCGCCGACTGGCGGCCTTGGGCAGCGGTGCCATCCACGTCACACCGGCTTCGGCGGCCCCTCCGACTGTTGCGGCTCCGCCCTCAGTAGCCCCGTCTGCGCCGTCTGCGGTGGGCCCTCCGGCTTCGGCGGCCCCACCAGCAAGGGGCGCGCGTGAGTCAGCCGGACCTCCGCCGCCACCCCGCCTCACGACCGTGCGCGAAGCCCGAACTCCCCAGGAAGAGCCAGAGCCATCCGAGGCCCCGACCGCAGCATCCTCCGCCGAACTCTCGGTTGAGTCTGTGCGGCGGATCTGGCAAGAACTCATGCAGCAAGTCGCAACCTCAAGTCGAGTTGCCGCGGCGATGTGGGAGGGCTCTGAGCCGGTGGCTATCGAGGACGGTCACCTCGTCGTGAGGGTGCCTACCGCCGGTCACGCGGCGTCGATCAGGCAGAGCAATCGGGATGGACAACTCCGGACCTTGCTGATCACGAACTTCGAGATTGACTTGGTTGTGCGAGCAGCCGCAGCAGACTCGGAGGCTGACGCCCCCGCCGACGGGGACCCTGATCTGCCAGCGTCCGACCTTGGCGGGGTGGACCTGGCCGTACGGGAGCTTGGCGCAACCAAGGTGAGCGAGACCAGGAGCCGCTGATGTACGAAGGGGCTCTGGCCGATCTCATCGAGGAACTGGGGAGATTGCCAGGCGTCGGGCCGAAGGGCGCCCAGAGGATCGCCTTCTACGTCCTGGACGCCGACCCAACTGATGTGGCTCGTCTGGCGGAAACTCTGCGCACCGTCAAGGAGCGAGTTCGGTTCTGCACGATCTGCGGCAACGTCACCGAATCGGATAGCTGCCGGATTTGCGTCGACCCTGGACGCGATCAATCCTGCCTGTGTGTCGTGGAAGAGAGCAAGGACGTTGTAGCCGTGGAGCGCACGCGCGAGTTCCACGGCAGGTACCACGTCCTGGGTGGAGCGATCAGTCCCATCGACGGTATAGGGCCCGGCGATCTGCGAATACAGGAACTTCTTCAGCGCCTAGCTGACGGGACCGTCAAAGAGGTAATCATCGCGACTGACCCAAACCTTGAGGGTGAGGCCACTGCCACATACCTCAGCCGTCTGCTGAGCGACGTAGGCGTGGCCGTGAGCCGCCTTGCCAGCGGCCTTCCAGTCGGCGGTGATCTTGAGTACGCAGACGAGATCACGCTCGGCCGAGCATTCGAGGGCCGCCGCCGCCTCTGAAGAAGCGGCCGTTCCCGCCAAACGCGACCGTTACGCAAAGAAACACTCGTTGTAACGGTCGCGTCTGTACCCAAACATTCGCCTTTGTCGGAAGCGGCCGTTTCGGCGGCGGGCGGGCGGGCGGACGCCGAAGCCCCAGGGCGGCCCTATGCTTGACGTGCTTCGCAGTTCCTTCAGGAGGGGTCAGTGGCTCTCGTCGTTCAGAAATTCGGCGGCTCCTCCGTCGGGGACGCCGAAGCCATCCGCAGAGTCGCCCGTCGGATTGTCGACACTTGCGACGCCGGCAACCAGGTCATCGTCGTGGTTTCCGCCATGGGTGACAGCACAGACGATCTCACGGACCTCGCCATGCGCGTGTCACCCAACCCACCGGGACGTGAACTCGACATGTTGCTCACGGCGGGCGAACGCATATCGATGGCACTGCTGGCCATGGCCATCCACGACAACGGGCGGGAAGCGCGCTCGTACACGGGGTCCCAGGCTGGACTGCTAACAACCTCCACGCACGGCAGGGCCCGGATCATCGACGTGACCCCAGGCAGGATTCAGAGCGCCCTCGACGACGGCGCGATACCGATCGTCGCGGGCTTCCAGGGCGTCAGCCAGGACACCAAGGACGTAACCACGCTTGGGCGGGGCGGCTCGGACACGACCGCCGTGGCACTGGCAGCGGCCTTGTCCGCGGATGTGTGCGAGATCTACACGGACGTTGACGGGGTCTTCACGGCTGACCCGCGGCTGGTCCCCAAGGCGAGGATGGTTCGCCGGATCGCATATGAGGACATGCTCGAACTAGCCGCGGTCGGCACCAAGGTCTTGCACGTGCGCTGCGTCGAGTACGCCCGCAGAGTCGGCATACCCATCCACGTAAGGTCCAGCTTCTCCAACACCTCGGGCACATGGGTTGTGCCGGACCCAACCGAAGGAGGAAAAGTGGAGCAACCCACCATCTCGGGAGTCGCCTCAGACCTGAACGAGGCCAAGATAACTGTGCTTGGCGTCGTCGATGAGCCGGGCAAGGCGGCCGGGATCTTCCAATCCGTAGCTGGCGCTCACGTGAATATCGACATGATCGTCCAGAACGTATCCGCGGCCACGACGGGACGCACGGACGTGACGTTCACGTGTGCCAAGGAAGACATCGCCAGAGCCGTCGACTCCTTGGAGGATTCGAAGCATCTCATCGGGTTCGACAGCCTTGTCAGCGACAAGGACATCGCGAAGATCTCCCTCGTAGGAGCGGGAATGCGCTCCCATCCCGGTGTTAGCGCGACGTTCTTCTCCGCGTTGGCGGATCAGGGGATCAACATCGAGATGATCTCAACCTCAGAGATCCGGATCTCCGTCGTGATTCGAGCACAGGATGCCTCGCGCGCACTGCGGGCCGTCCACACCGCCTTCGGGCTCGACGCCGAAGGCGAAGCCGTCGTATACGCCGGAACTGGACGCTGAGGAACCAGATGGCCAAACCGACTCTCGCAGTTGTAGGTGCCACCGGGGCCGTCGGCACGGTGATGCTCGAGCTTCTGTCCACCCGGCCTGACGTCTGGGGCGAGATCCGACTGATCGCCTCGCAGCGCAGCGCGGGCAAGTCGCTAACGGTTCGCGGGTCCGACGTGCGGGTCCTCGCGCTGAGTCCGGAGGTATTCGACGACGTCGACGTAGCGATGTTCGACGTCCCGGACGACGTCTCGGCCCAGTGGGCTCCGATCGCCGCAGCTCACGGAGCGGTCGTGGTCGACAACTCCGCCGCGTTCCGGATGGACCCCCGTGTGCCTCTGGTAGTGCCCGAGGTCAACGCGGCGGCAGCGAGCGACAGACCTCTGGGGATCATCGCCAACCCCAACTGCACGACGCTTTCCATGATCGTCGCGTTAGGCGTGTTGCACCGCCGCTGGGGACTCACACAGGTAATAGTCGCTTCCTACCAAGCCGCCTCCGGCGCTGGTCAAGCGGGCATCGATGAACTGCGCGCCCAAGCGTCAATCCTGGGCCTGGCGCCCCACGTCGGCGAATCGACCGGGGACGTGCGTGAAGCTCTCGCCGCGGCAGGAGCCCCCGTGTGTGTGGCGTTTCCCGCTCCATTGGCGTTCAACGTCATTCCGTGGGCGGGATCGCTGAAGGACGGCGGCTGGACGTCGGAGGAGTTGAAGGTGCGCAACGAGTCGCGCAAGATCCTCGGACTGCCGGAACTGAGAGTCTCGGCGACTTGCGTGCGTGTCCCAGTGATCACGACGCACTCGCTGGCACTCCACGCCCGGTTCGCTGAGCCCGTCGATGCGAATGTGGCCCGCGAATTGTTCGCGGCAGCCGATGGCATCGAGGTGCTGGACGATCCGCGGGCGCGCGTGTTCCCCACCCCTGCGGACGTCGTGGGTACTGACCCCACCTGGGTCGGCCGGATCCGCCAAGCGCCCGACTTCCCGGAGGCCCTGGACTTCTTCGTGTGCGGAGACAATCTGCGCAAAGGCGCAGCACTCAACACTGCCCAGATCGCCGAGCTAGTCGCAACCGAGCTCACCTGAGCGTGACTCATCGCGAGAGTCGGGGTGGCGGGATTCGAACCCACGGCCTCTTCGTCCCGAACGAAGCGCGCTACCAAGCTGCGCCACACCCCGCGCAAGCCGCATTAGCCTACTCCGAACTCACCCCCGGCGAGGAATCAGTGTCAGCAGAGTCGCCTCTGGCGGGCAGTTGAAGCGAATCGGAGCGTAAGGCGATTGGCCAATCCCGGCCGACACATGCAACCACGCATGCTGCCCGGAGCCGTCGACGGCGGAGTAGTCGCTCAAGCCCCGCGCCCGCTTCCGGCCGACGTCGCAGTTGGTCACGATGGGGCCGAGCCACGGGACGCGTAGCTGGCCGC
Coding sequences:
- a CDS encoding ROK family protein yields the protein MALTLTIDCGGTGIKGSVLNDLGQMTAEQIWVDTPYPLPPDAFVETIAQIAAQLPGAERATVGMPGMIRHGRVISTPHYVTKRGPHTAVAPDLVEEWRNYEAQRHIAETLGLPTIVLNDAEVAGAGAVTGFGFEVVFTLGTGLGCAIFDDGRLLPHLEVSRSPVRRGLIYDTYIGDATRNRMGDLAWSRRVRKVLIGLRPMFEWDRLYLGGGNGSKVLQEDLLAVGGSILVVPNSAGIIGGVKAWDLQVGQLRQPMSASGRPHVELHRHHPPVADE
- a CDS encoding NAD(P) transhydrogenase subunit alpha — protein: MRLFVPAETRDGERRVAVVADVVGKLSQLGLDVDVQTGAGSAALASDDAYREAGATVIADADVQSAFSQADIVATVRPLPAAQASLVKSGAVCLSLLQPGQDTETIEALAKRGATAMSFDLIPRISRAQSMDALTSQALVTGYRATLVGAELLPKFFPLFMTAAGTIPPAKVLVLGAGVAGLQAIATAKRLGAKVSAYDVRPASADEVKSMGGTFINLDLETAAGTGGYAKEMSQDRAARQQELLTPYVAGSDVVITTAAVPGRRAPLLLTEQMVATMRPGSVVIDLASESGGNVAGSKPGETTDIGGVRVWGAKDVASDMPAHASRMYAMNVLAVLELIVSEGALNLDPEDEVVAGSAVVLEGEVENPVAREALGLPEKPPAEDAAPGVGGN
- a CDS encoding NAD(P) transhydrogenase subunit alpha, whose product is MTTATTVLASSGGDVSEYSQIALLTIFILSIFVGFEVISKVSSILHTPLMSGANAIHGIVLLGAILVTAPAEDPLTLTLGTVAVVLGSMNLVGGFVVTDRMLEMFKSRGKEQASAEGGDL
- a CDS encoding NAD(P)(+) transhydrogenase (Re/Si-specific) subunit beta, which codes for MTEIMPTWVDLVNLVAAVLFILTLKGLSHPRTARRGVLLGASAAVIATVVVFFAGIPLRNLGLILAAIVVGSVVGAYAARKVKMTQMPQMVALFNGVGGGSAALVSVIEYMENATEDRISLTATVFTVVVGSTSFTGSMVTFLKLQELITTRPVVIFAGKYITSLVAAAVVVGAVWLVIAPQTWLLVALLALSLVFGVLFVLPVGGADVPIVISLLNAFTGLAVAASGYVLGNVLLIVAGTLVGAAGTLLTKLMADGMGRPISNTLFGAFNASASAAAGGGVARPVRSGTAQDVAIMLSFASKVILVPGYGLAVAQAQGTLRELADVLAAKGIDVDYAIHPVAGRMPGHMNVLLAEANVPYEQLKEMDEVNPEFGIADVALVVGANDVVNPAAKSDPTAPIYGMPILDVQAARQIVFLKRSMRPGFAGIENELLFDPKTTMLFGDAKDSLAKVVTAVKSL
- a CDS encoding tRNA adenosine deaminase-associated protein, which translates into the protein MDESGVDFAFVATSEDGNWVVTQVLPPAADSLDELISCARQRQGEFGALAFVSVADEFFVAIRLQGSRTRILLSDANAIFDWPIAEDAAELLGLEIDDDEDLPDVEPAGDLKLFADLGLSAPDLDLLCADPELYPSEQIGAISAKLGFGEDFSDLSRAMSA
- a CDS encoding nucleoside deaminase — protein: MVRAIAECTSLCGPDDIPVAALVVSAEGALLAVAGNRREADTDPTAHAEVLALRAAAAHAGSWRLLGATLYVTLEPCPMCAGAAVNARVSRIVFGAWNPDYGACGSMWDLPRDRRLSHRCEVLGGIRESECSELVRQFFTPRRAGT
- the dnaX gene encoding DNA polymerase III subunit gamma/tau, with the translated sequence MSLDPAPRYRPALYRIYRPALLSEVIGQEHVTGPLGRALESGQLHHAFLFSGPRGCGKTSTARILARSMLCERGPTPDPCGECQFCVALAPNGPGLIDVIELDAASHGGVDDTRDLRERAAFVPAQARFKVYIIDEAHMVTKDGFNALLKLIEEPPDHLKFIFATTEVEKVIPTIRSRTFNYAFRLVSDREIQENLAMICDAESVEYDAGALMLIARAGGGSVRDAQSILGQLIAGASGKPLLQSEVAEQLGVTDEALLDAVVECLADQDGAGLFAVIDKVISSGHDVRRFVTDLLHRFRDLLVLCHAGSNPDLLDVSNDRLDTLSHQAGRFSQQELSWLCDQVNQGLSHVKGSTSPRLQLEILAAKLLLPAAAGDDALASRVATVERRLAALGSGAIHVTPASAAPPTVAAPPSVAPSAPSAVGPPASAAPPARGARESAGPPPPPRLTTVREARTPQEEPEPSEAPTAASSAELSVESVRRIWQELMQQVATSSRVAAAMWEGSEPVAIEDGHLVVRVPTAGHAASIRQSNRDGQLRTLLITNFEIDLVVRAAAADSEADAPADGDPDLPASDLGGVDLAVRELGATKVSETRSR
- the recR gene encoding recombination mediator RecR, giving the protein MYEGALADLIEELGRLPGVGPKGAQRIAFYVLDADPTDVARLAETLRTVKERVRFCTICGNVTESDSCRICVDPGRDQSCLCVVEESKDVVAVERTREFHGRYHVLGGAISPIDGIGPGDLRIQELLQRLADGTVKEVIIATDPNLEGEATATYLSRLLSDVGVAVSRLASGLPVGGDLEYADEITLGRAFEGRRRL
- a CDS encoding aspartate kinase, with protein sequence MALVVQKFGGSSVGDAEAIRRVARRIVDTCDAGNQVIVVVSAMGDSTDDLTDLAMRVSPNPPGRELDMLLTAGERISMALLAMAIHDNGREARSYTGSQAGLLTTSTHGRARIIDVTPGRIQSALDDGAIPIVAGFQGVSQDTKDVTTLGRGGSDTTAVALAAALSADVCEIYTDVDGVFTADPRLVPKARMVRRIAYEDMLELAAVGTKVLHVRCVEYARRVGIPIHVRSSFSNTSGTWVVPDPTEGGKVEQPTISGVASDLNEAKITVLGVVDEPGKAAGIFQSVAGAHVNIDMIVQNVSAATTGRTDVTFTCAKEDIARAVDSLEDSKHLIGFDSLVSDKDIAKISLVGAGMRSHPGVSATFFSALADQGINIEMISTSEIRISVVIRAQDASRALRAVHTAFGLDAEGEAVVYAGTGR
- a CDS encoding aspartate-semialdehyde dehydrogenase, encoding MAKPTLAVVGATGAVGTVMLELLSTRPDVWGEIRLIASQRSAGKSLTVRGSDVRVLALSPEVFDDVDVAMFDVPDDVSAQWAPIAAAHGAVVVDNSAAFRMDPRVPLVVPEVNAAAASDRPLGIIANPNCTTLSMIVALGVLHRRWGLTQVIVASYQAASGAGQAGIDELRAQASILGLAPHVGESTGDVREALAAAGAPVCVAFPAPLAFNVIPWAGSLKDGGWTSEELKVRNESRKILGLPELRVSATCVRVPVITTHSLALHARFAEPVDANVARELFAAADGIEVLDDPRARVFPTPADVVGTDPTWVGRIRQAPDFPEALDFFVCGDNLRKGAALNTAQIAELVATELT